Part of the Amphiura filiformis chromosome 9, Afil_fr2py, whole genome shotgun sequence genome is shown below.
aaaatattccCCTTTATAGGCCTAAAGGACACAAAGAAAAGCCATGGATTAGCGAGGAAGTCATCCAACTGGCAAACGAACGAAGTAGAGCAAAGCAAGAAAAAATAAAGGACCCAACCAAGAGAAGTAGATACAACTTCTTAAGTcgtgaaataaaaagaaaagtcAAGGGATGCCGAGATCAGTGGCTCAAAGACCTTTGCAAAAAAGTTGACAATGCACATCAGGCAGCAAAGTCAAAAGAAGTGTACTCAACCATCAAGAAAATTACAAGAAAAGCCTCTATCAGAATGCAAACCGTCATAAGTAAAGATGGACAGATTCTTACTGAATCAGAGGAAGTAAAGGATAGGTGGAAAGAAAGCTTTCAAGAACTATATAATAAAAAGAACCCAACAGATGAGGAGCTAACGCAAAGTGTTCCCCAGATGCCCAGCTGCAAGATAGAACCAGCCATCCTACGAGAGGAAATTGAAAGTGCTGTTAAAAGATGTCAGATGGCAAAGCCCGGGATATGACAATATCACAGCTGAAGAACTCAAAGCAGCTGGGAGCGCAGGGATCGAAATCCTACATATGCTATGCACCAAAATATGGGACAGCGAAATCTTCCCAGATGACTGGGGGAGGGCTATCATCACACCAATTTACAAGAAGAAAGACAAGCTTGATTATGCAACTACCGAGGATCAGCTTGCTTAGCCATGCATGCAAAGTAATTACACTTATTCTACAACGCCGAATCATGAAAAGAACTGAAGAAATTCTATCAGAGTCCCAAGCAGGATTTAGACCAGGACGTTCAACCATAGACCAACTCTTCACCCTCAGGCAAATAGTTGAGAAGCATCTTGAAATGAGGAAGGCCCTTTTCTGTTGCTACATCGACttgaaaaagccttcgactcagtGTGGCAGGAAGGACTTTGGAAGGCACTTGGCTTCTTTGGTTTCCCAAACAAAATCACCTGTCTCCTGAAAGCTCTCTACAATAAATCTGCAAGTACTGTCAGAGTAAATGGGGAACTAACAGACTGGTTTACAACCCTGGTTGGAGTTCGCCAAGGATGTGTAATCTCACCCCAACTTTTTAACATCCTACTGGAGATGACTATGTTGTATGCCCTGCACGATACCAACATAGGAGTAAACATCCAAGGACAAGTGGTGAACAACTTACGATTTGCAGACGACATTGCACTAATTGCTAACAGTGAAGAAGACCTCCAGACACTGGTTAGCCTCATTCATCAAAGCAGCTCAGCTTTTGGACTCAAAATAAATATCGCTAAAACAGAAGTCCAGGCCATATGCAAAGAAGACACCCATCTGAACATCACAATTGACAATACCCAGCTTCTGCAGGTAGAGGAGTTCACATACCTGGGAGGAAAGATCACCCAAAAGGATCCTGCTCAGAAGATATTAAACTTGAATAGGCAAAGCCCTAGGAGCTGTGCAGAGACTACAGAGTATCTGGAGTGCTAAGGACATCCAAACCAACACCAAGATTGAGCTTTACAAGGTCCTTGTTTTGTCAATATTGCTATACGGAGCAGAAACCTGGACATTGAAAAGAGAGGATGAGAATCGACTGCTCACTTTCGAGATGATGTGCCTTAGGAAAATAATGGGAGTAACACGGAGAGACAGGATCAGAAACACCATCATCCGCAAAACCCGGGGTGTGGAATTTTCCATCTTGGACAGAATAACCCGGAAGAGACTGCATTATTTTGGCCACGTCCAGAGAATGCCTCCCTCACGCCTTCCAAAGATGGCCTTTGAATGTCACATCCAGGGAGTCGGACCTAGAGGAAGACCGCCAAAGAGGTGGAGAGACTGCCTGCTAGCTGACTGCAAAAGAACCGACCTAAACTCCATAGTAAATGCCAGCCGTACAGCAGATGACAGAACAGTTTGGCGGGACATTGTGATGCGGATGCCACCACTCAACTCCcagttggagtgaacggcataggtcaTTTGAATTTAGGCCTATCCTGACATGTTTCTACATCACATTCGCAATATCGAAACGGTGCAAATACCTATACCTGTGCCAATATTGGCTCCCCCCTTGTCCCGCCAAAAAGCCTCCCCTATAATTCAACACCCTGGGATAAGTATTGCATCATCATCACCCCCCTGCACCTCATCCTGGCGCGCACtcttttggtgacagatcgaatggaacaatagggtgtcttcgggtgacagagcatgtgctcgtaaaaaatatagggtctgtgggtgacagcaacgctgaaaaggggggtcttaacagccctacatactagtacgcgtcacctccaaagtgggagtgtgcCCCTAATCAGTCTGACTAAACTTCTTTGATTGATGCAACGACCGGCCGTGACCCAAGTTATGTAATCACTTCGATgtcgaataaacaaaatacaacactgtattgtatatgtataaacctatataagggacgcaccattagatatcaaggtggggggggcttggtagttttttggaaaagaaattgtcacgccatctgataaaaaaaaattgcttcacctcagagccccccaaaaaaaaaaaaaacattgcaccacctcggacctgaaaaaaaaaaatttggtggcaagggtgctccagttttcatcaggtatattaattttattttagcttcaaactggcaagtattttgttcgcatttgtttgtgaaaggttattctgtgagtgaatacacttgattcactccacttcaaagaTTTCCCCAGAGTCCACCccaaagtcaaaaagaaatctatgccacgtgATGATGGGAGCCATATGTGGGGTCATTGGATGGATCAGAGTATGGTTTTGGTGAGATATCCTCACATGaacctatattttgaagaaaataatcgcaagacatggatctcctttgaaaacattcatgaaaaaaacatgctaaaactcaCCATTTGAACCAGAAGCGTGCGGTACTAACCAGCGGGGCAGAGTGCTCCCTGAAAAGAGTGCCCGATAacacaaaatgaaaagaaatcgggaaggcataggaaaagaaaggggcaaggagcctgtttcccaccaaaatcaGTACCCGATCATGCACCAAAATGAAtgtaaataccaaatttttgcggcATGCGCCAGCATTGTCtcaataaaaacattttggcccggtttttggaggctcgaaaacttaacagtttatatgtaggccctacagtctCGCTAAAAAAAACCTAGTGTATGTACATATCGCATTAATAATACCGGTTcaaattgataattatttttgtattttcccccaAACCTTTATTTTCCCCCTCTGATCACGAAAGCTGACTACGCTCCTGAtatgaactcattttaacataagaagAACGCTTTTTGTGCTACGCtaaatttaggtgctacaaaatgtaaactgtttgcttcatcgaggcgctaaaaattgcttcaccgaggtaggcctactaaaaattggTGCGTCCCTATATTGTACCATACctgccatgcatgcatgcatgcagggaccgtctttaaaataaattatatcaagttggcaagttactatttttggtgaatattttgtattgaaccatgatctttctgacataaacattcagagaacacctcaaggaaatatgaaatgtcccatatatatctttactttaaagtcgaagctgcaagatagcctgaataaaatttaaattcaccagccaaaaatgtgatatttttgaactttttcttgaccactttcatggaaacaaaaacttacaagaaacctcggtaaaactgacgatttacaaggaatttaaagtctcaaaaaaaaaatctatccgtgttatcttgcacacaaaatagttcttgtctcaaaaatccaaaagaagaatgcgttttatctgtactttttagaataaagcttgggactttaggtctcgaatttcgattaccacgacaaaagaagtatgtagtacatacatctgacacaaagcatacatccttttggcctgatatggaaacgtaattagaaggtagctattgtattctaacaataagagcggggtcaaatagcttacaaaaggctcctccgatttatagtgatctacaatcaatcGGCAAGCTGCGAGTTATTGATTTTTAATCAATCACGTATTGCACTCTAACGGTAACAGAAGGGTTTAGCCCAGGTTGAAATCTCATCTCCTCCCAGTCGTCATAAGTGAATTATAAGTATGAATTGAAACCCTCTAGAAGTTACCAAAGTATACCGCACATGGCGCTATTTATAAACCTGAAAGATTTCTAGCACAGGTCGAATGCGAAAAAGACGGATGTGCACTGCccttatttgatcaataactgatattttcaaattgacaAAGAATTGACGTATATTTATTGCTTAGTTTTCCCTCCTCagc
Proteins encoded:
- the LOC140160252 gene encoding uncharacterized protein, whose product is MGVTRRDRIRNTIIRKTRGVEFSILDRITRKRLHYFGHVQRMPPSRLPKMAFECHIQGVGPRGRPPKRWRDCLLADCKRTDLNSIVNASRTADDRTVWRDIVMRMPPLNSQLE